Proteins co-encoded in one Pseudomonas fluorescens genomic window:
- a CDS encoding Spy/CpxP family protein refolding chaperone, with translation MRKTLIALMFAAALPTVAMAMPPQDGGPMGGPLDGPRHGGQMHGMHGKGPYSELDLSREQREQIRKIMGEQMQERHQTVEKYLEKLSPADQKAMKDEMAANHKKAESDVRAVLKPDQQKKFDEIQKKQAERRAEWAEFKAWKAQQPQKAQ, from the coding sequence ATGCGCAAGACTCTTATCGCTCTGATGTTTGCCGCTGCCCTGCCGACCGTCGCCATGGCCATGCCACCACAGGATGGCGGCCCGATGGGTGGCCCGCTGGACGGCCCGCGCCACGGCGGTCAGATGCACGGCATGCACGGCAAAGGCCCGTACAGCGAGCTGGACCTGTCCCGCGAACAGCGCGAGCAGATCCGCAAGATCATGGGCGAGCAGATGCAAGAGCGTCACCAGACGGTCGAAAAATACCTGGAGAAACTGTCGCCAGCCGACCAGAAAGCCATGAAGGACGAGATGGCGGCCAACCACAAGAAAGCCGAGTCCGATGTCCGCGCCGTGTTGAAACCGGATCAACAGAAGAAATTCGACGAGATCCAGAAGAAACAGGCTGAACGTCGCGCCGAATGGGCCGAGTTC
- a CDS encoding response regulator transcription factor has translation MSELLLIDDDQELCELLSSWLSQEGFQVRACHDGQSARKALAESAPAAVVLDVMLPDGSGLELLKQLRSDHADLPVLMLSARGEPLDRILGLELGADDYLAKPCDPRELTARLRAVLRRSHPAAVSTQLELGDLSFSPVRGVVSIDEKEFTLTVSESRLLEALLKQPGEPLDKQELAQIALGRKLTLYDRSLDMHVSNLRKKIGPHADGRPRIVALRSRGYYYSL, from the coding sequence ATGAGCGAGCTGTTACTGATTGATGATGACCAGGAGCTGTGTGAGCTTCTAAGCAGTTGGCTGAGCCAGGAAGGCTTTCAGGTCCGTGCGTGTCACGACGGCCAGAGCGCCCGCAAGGCCCTGGCCGAGTCCGCCCCCGCCGCCGTGGTGCTGGACGTGATGCTGCCCGACGGCAGCGGTCTGGAACTGCTCAAGCAACTGCGCAGCGATCACGCCGATCTGCCGGTGCTGATGCTTTCGGCCCGTGGCGAGCCGCTGGACCGTATCCTCGGCCTGGAACTCGGTGCCGACGATTACCTGGCCAAACCCTGCGACCCCCGCGAGCTCACCGCCCGCCTGCGCGCCGTGCTGCGCCGCAGTCATCCGGCCGCCGTGTCGACCCAGCTCGAGCTTGGCGACTTGAGCTTCAGTCCGGTGCGCGGTGTCGTCAGCATCGACGAGAAGGAATTCACCCTCACCGTTTCCGAAAGCCGTCTGCTCGAAGCTTTACTCAAGCAGCCGGGCGAGCCGCTGGACAAACAGGAACTGGCGCAGATCGCCCTCGGCCGCAAGCTGACCCTGTACGACCGCAGCCTGGACATGCACGTCAGCAACCTGCGCAAGAAAATCGGCCCCCACGCCGACGGCCGCCCGCGCATCGTGGCCTTGCGCAGCCGTGGCTACTACTACAGCCTCTGA
- a CDS encoding translation initiation factor 2, which produces MRKGPLCLMLVTLSIMAPAHGEESSESGNSTPLSLSAGSQITELQQRLKVSEQQREALSKQLQDADSTRESAQLARLRQENQRLKLQLKEAQASPLPRLLTEQQQWFVTGAGVALLALLCGIFASGASRKRRQWLN; this is translated from the coding sequence ATGCGCAAGGGTCCGTTGTGTCTGATGCTGGTCACGTTGTCGATCATGGCACCCGCCCATGGTGAGGAAAGCAGCGAAAGCGGCAATTCCACGCCGTTGTCGTTAAGCGCCGGCAGCCAGATCACCGAGTTGCAGCAGCGCCTGAAGGTCAGCGAGCAGCAGCGGGAAGCACTGAGCAAACAACTGCAGGATGCCGATAGCACCCGCGAAAGCGCCCAGCTTGCCCGGTTGCGCCAGGAGAACCAGCGTCTGAAGCTGCAACTCAAGGAAGCCCAGGCCAGCCCGCTGCCGCGCCTGCTGACCGAACAGCAGCAATGGTTCGTCACCGGCGCCGGGGTAGCGCTATTGGCCCTGCTCTGCGGTATCTTTGCCAGTGGTGCAAGTCGAAAACGTCGACAATGGCTAAATTGA
- a CDS encoding YciI family protein: protein MLYAIIATDVANSLDARLAARPAHLERLQVLKGEGCIVLAGPHPAVDSNDPGAAGFTGSLIVAEFDSLSAAQAWADADPYIAAGVYANVVVKPFKQVLP from the coding sequence ATGCTCTACGCCATCATTGCCACCGACGTCGCCAACTCCCTGGACGCGCGCCTCGCCGCCCGCCCCGCGCACCTTGAACGTCTGCAAGTGCTCAAGGGCGAGGGCTGCATCGTCCTGGCCGGCCCGCACCCGGCGGTCGACAGCAATGATCCGGGCGCGGCGGGTTTCACCGGCAGCCTGATCGTTGCCGAATTCGATTCCCTGAGCGCGGCACAAGCCTGGGCCGATGCCGATCCGTACATCGCCGCCGGCGTCTACGCCAACGTTGTCGTGAAGCCGTTCAAGCAAGTCCTGCCGTAG
- a CDS encoding septation protein A, with translation MKQFIDFIPLLLFFIVYKLDPRTVDVAGNELTVGGIYSATAVLIISSLVVYGALFIKQRKLEKSQWLTLIACLVFGSLTLAFHSETFLKWKAPVVNWLFALAFIGSHFIGDRLLIKRIMGHALTLPDAVWTRLNIAWIGFFLFCGAANLFVAFTFQDYWVDFKVFGSLGLTVLFLVAQGIYLSRHLHDADTTTPKTED, from the coding sequence GTGAAACAATTCATCGATTTCATCCCGCTTCTGCTGTTTTTCATCGTCTACAAACTCGATCCACGCACCGTCGACGTTGCCGGCAATGAGTTGACCGTAGGCGGCATCTACAGCGCCACCGCCGTGCTGATCATCAGCTCCCTGGTGGTCTATGGCGCGCTCTTCATCAAGCAGCGCAAGCTGGAAAAGAGCCAGTGGCTGACCCTGATCGCCTGCCTCGTGTTCGGCAGTCTGACCCTGGCTTTCCACAGCGAAACCTTCCTGAAGTGGAAAGCCCCGGTGGTCAACTGGCTGTTTGCCCTGGCCTTCATCGGCAGCCATTTCATCGGTGACCGCCTGCTGATCAAGCGCATCATGGGCCACGCACTGACCCTGCCGGACGCCGTCTGGACGCGCCTGAACATCGCCTGGATCGGTTTCTTCCTGTTCTGCGGCGCCGCCAACCTGTTCGTCGCGTTCACGTTCCAGGACTACTGGGTGGACTTCAAGGTGTTCGGCAGCCTGGGCCTGACCGTGCTGTTCCTGGTCGCTCAGGGCATTTACCTGTCCCGTCACCTGCACGACGCCGATACCACAACGCCAAAAACCGAGGACTGA
- a CDS encoding PHP domain-containing protein: MNVDLHCHSTASDGALAPAALVARAFENGVRVLALTDHDTLEGLAEARTAAEALGMQLVNGVELSCTWGGATIHVLGYGFDVNAAPLVEAIASLHDGRWLRSEEISRKLALKGMPGALDGARQIQQELGDSGNAPARPHFADWMVREGFVKDRAEAFRKWLGAGKLGDVKQHWPTLEDTVGTLRAAGAWVSLAHPWHYDFTRSKRRKLIADYIQAGGQAIEVVNGHQPAEQVGSLAILAREFGLLVSAGSDFHGPGGWSEIGQYRPVPEDLSPLWCRFKHDTVIAAV, from the coding sequence GTGAATGTTGATTTGCACTGCCACAGCACGGCCTCCGATGGCGCCCTGGCGCCTGCGGCACTGGTTGCGCGTGCGTTCGAAAATGGCGTGCGAGTCCTGGCCCTGACCGACCATGACACCCTCGAAGGCCTCGCCGAAGCGCGCACGGCCGCCGAAGCGCTGGGCATGCAACTGGTCAACGGCGTCGAACTGTCCTGCACCTGGGGCGGCGCGACCATTCATGTGCTGGGCTACGGTTTCGACGTCAACGCCGCGCCGTTGGTCGAGGCGATCGCCAGTCTGCACGATGGCCGCTGGCTGCGGTCTGAAGAAATAAGCCGCAAGCTCGCCCTCAAGGGCATGCCCGGCGCGCTCGACGGCGCGCGGCAGATCCAGCAGGAACTGGGCGACAGCGGTAACGCACCGGCCCGTCCGCATTTCGCCGACTGGATGGTGCGTGAAGGTTTCGTCAAGGATCGCGCCGAAGCGTTCCGCAAATGGCTCGGCGCCGGCAAGCTGGGGGACGTCAAGCAACACTGGCCGACCCTCGAAGACACCGTCGGCACGCTGCGCGCCGCCGGCGCCTGGGTCAGCCTGGCGCATCCGTGGCACTACGATTTCACCCGCAGCAAGCGCCGAAAGTTGATTGCAGACTATATTCAAGCGGGCGGGCAGGCGATCGAAGTGGTCAACGGTCATCAGCCTGCGGAACAGGTGGGCAGCCTTGCGATTCTTGCCCGTGAGTTCGGTCTGCTGGTCAGCGCCGGCAGTGATTTCCATGGCCCTGGTGGCTGGTCCGAGATCGGCCAGTACCGGCCGGTGCCGGAGGACCTTTCACCCCTGTGGTGTCGGTTCAAACATGACACAGTTATTGCCGCCGTCTGA
- a CDS encoding L-threonylcarbamoyladenylate synthase: protein MSQFFQIHPENPQARLIKQAVEIIRKGGVVVYPTDSSYAIGCQIGDKNGIERVRRLRQLDEKHNFALICSDLSQLGNYAKIDTGTFRILKAHLPGPYTFILNATREVPRLLLHPKKRTIGLRVPSHPIALALLAELGEPLMSVTLIMPGDEDPLSDPYEMRQLLEHQVDLIIDGGFGGIKASTVIDLTGDDPEVVRVGCGDPAPFMVEA from the coding sequence GTGAGTCAATTTTTCCAGATTCATCCGGAAAACCCGCAAGCGCGCCTGATCAAACAGGCGGTCGAGATCATCCGCAAGGGTGGGGTGGTGGTCTATCCCACGGACTCTTCCTACGCAATCGGCTGCCAGATCGGCGACAAGAACGGCATCGAGCGCGTTCGACGCCTGCGTCAGCTCGACGAAAAGCACAACTTCGCGCTGATCTGCAGCGATCTGTCGCAGCTGGGCAATTACGCCAAGATCGACACCGGGACCTTTCGAATCCTGAAAGCCCACTTGCCGGGGCCTTACACCTTCATTCTCAACGCTACCCGTGAAGTGCCGCGGCTGTTGCTGCATCCGAAGAAGCGCACCATCGGCCTACGCGTGCCGAGCCATCCGATTGCCTTGGCATTGCTTGCCGAACTGGGCGAGCCGCTGATGAGCGTGACCCTGATCATGCCCGGCGATGAAGACCCGCTGAGTGATCCGTACGAAATGCGCCAGTTGCTGGAGCATCAGGTGGACCTGATCATCGACGGCGGTTTCGGCGGCATCAAGGCCTCCACCGTAATCGACCTGACCGGCGACGATCCGGAAGTGGTCCGCGTCGGTTGCGGCGATCCGGCTCCGTTCATGGTCGAGGCCTGA
- a CDS encoding segregation and condensation protein A: MEVFLEAFEGPLDLLLYLIRKQNINILDIPVAEITRQYMGYVELMQSVRLELAAEYLVMAAMLAEIKSRMLLPRAETVEDEEEDPRAELIRRLQEYERFKAAAEGIDGLSRVGRDVIVPKLDAPQATVRKLLPDVALEEILMSMAEVLRRGDMFESHQVSREALSTRERMSDVLERLKGGGFVPFVELFTAEEGRLGVVVTFMAILELVKESLVELVQNEPFAAIHVRARVE; encoded by the coding sequence CTGGAAGTCTTCCTCGAAGCCTTCGAAGGCCCGCTCGACCTGCTGCTGTACCTGATCCGCAAACAGAACATCAATATCCTCGACATCCCGGTGGCGGAAATCACTCGTCAGTACATGGGTTATGTCGAGTTGATGCAGTCGGTGCGCCTGGAGCTCGCCGCCGAATACCTGGTGATGGCCGCGATGCTGGCCGAGATCAAGTCGCGGATGCTGCTGCCACGGGCCGAAACCGTCGAGGACGAAGAGGAAGACCCGCGCGCTGAGCTGATCCGCCGTCTGCAGGAATACGAACGTTTCAAGGCTGCGGCCGAAGGCATCGATGGCCTGAGCCGGGTCGGTCGCGACGTGATCGTTCCAAAACTCGACGCGCCGCAGGCCACGGTGCGCAAGTTGCTGCCGGACGTGGCGCTGGAAGAAATCCTGATGTCCATGGCAGAAGTGCTGCGCCGTGGCGACATGTTCGAAAGCCATCAGGTCAGCCGCGAGGCGCTGTCCACCCGCGAACGCATGAGCGACGTGTTGGAGCGTCTCAAGGGCGGCGGCTTTGTGCCGTTCGTCGAGTTGTTCACCGCCGAGGAAGGCCGGCTCGGGGTGGTAGTGACCTTCATGGCGATCCTTGAACTGGTCAAGGAATCCCTGGTCGAGCTGGTGCAGAATGAGCCGTTCGCCGCGATCCACGTGCGAGCCCGAGTCGAATAA
- the scpB gene encoding SMC-Scp complex subunit ScpB, with amino-acid sequence MNLSEPRELAPLLEAFLLASGKPQTLERLYELFEEGERPEPPVFKKALALLEKSCEGRAFELKEVASGYRLQIREKFAPWVGRLWEERPQRYSRALLETMALIAYRQPITRGEIEDVRGVAVNTNIVKTLMEREWIRIVGYRDVPGKPAMFATTKAFLDHFNLKSLDELPPLAELREIEPDPVLDFDDAPVPPGLQELADASAEPEEQKEETSFHTLLLELDSMEEGIKTDFDDLLRDGVGGESMPTGVESDPVEPPVEGEPESDFEPEFEPDFESEPELEDDVLGVAEAREKLLAAVARLEQPAPEPEPALSEEEAEARALAEAIEAERREFED; translated from the coding sequence ATGAACCTGAGTGAACCCCGCGAGCTGGCGCCCCTGCTTGAAGCCTTTCTGTTGGCCTCGGGAAAGCCGCAAACCCTTGAACGTCTGTACGAGTTGTTCGAGGAAGGCGAACGGCCGGAGCCGCCGGTCTTCAAGAAAGCCCTGGCCCTGCTGGAAAAGTCCTGCGAGGGGCGGGCGTTCGAGCTTAAGGAGGTCGCCTCCGGCTATCGCCTGCAGATCCGCGAGAAGTTCGCGCCATGGGTTGGCCGACTGTGGGAAGAGCGCCCGCAGCGTTATTCCCGGGCCCTGTTGGAAACCATGGCGCTGATTGCCTATCGCCAGCCGATTACCCGTGGCGAGATTGAAGATGTGCGGGGCGTGGCGGTCAACACCAACATCGTCAAGACGCTGATGGAGCGCGAGTGGATCCGCATCGTCGGCTATCGCGACGTGCCGGGCAAACCGGCGATGTTCGCCACCACCAAGGCGTTTCTCGATCACTTCAACCTCAAGAGCCTTGACGAGTTGCCGCCACTGGCCGAACTGCGCGAGATCGAGCCGGATCCGGTGCTCGACTTCGACGATGCTCCAGTGCCGCCTGGCCTGCAGGAGCTGGCCGATGCCAGTGCCGAGCCGGAAGAGCAGAAAGAGGAAACCAGTTTCCACACGCTGTTGCTGGAGCTGGACAGCATGGAGGAGGGGATCAAGACCGACTTCGACGACTTGCTGCGTGACGGGGTGGGCGGCGAATCGATGCCGACCGGGGTTGAGTCCGATCCGGTCGAACCGCCGGTTGAGGGTGAGCCAGAATCTGACTTTGAGCCTGAATTCGAGCCTGACTTTGAGTCCGAACCTGAACTGGAAGACGATGTGCTCGGCGTGGCCGAAGCCCGGGAAAAACTGCTGGCCGCCGTTGCTCGCCTCGAACAACCCGCACCAGAACCTGAGCCAGCACTGAGCGAAGAAGAAGCCGAAGCCCGGGCACTGGCCGAAGCCATCGAAGCCGAACGCCGCGAGTTCGAGGATTGA
- a CDS encoding DUF1289 domain-containing protein gives MSSTKDPCISVCKFSDDICIGCGRSKREIRAWKKLDKDDKRTVLAEAALRLIKLGATGRRKKK, from the coding sequence ATGAGCTCGACCAAAGACCCGTGCATCAGCGTCTGCAAGTTCAGTGACGACATCTGCATCGGCTGCGGCCGCAGCAAGCGCGAGATCCGGGCCTGGAAGAAACTCGACAAGGACGACAAGCGCACCGTACTTGCCGAAGCTGCGCTGCGCCTGATCAAGCTCGGCGCCACCGGTCGGCGGAAAAAGAAATAA
- the rluB gene encoding 23S rRNA pseudouridine(2605) synthase RluB, translated as MSDNQKDDQQIGPAGEKLQKVLARIGVGSRRDVEAWISQGRIKVNGTDATLGLRVDMHDAITIDGKVIKREEAAESVRRVIMYNKPDGEICTRDDPEGRPTVFDKLPRPKEGRWINIGRLDINTTGLLMFTTDGELANRLMHPSYEMDREYAVRVRGEVDDEMIERLKAGVVLEDGPARFTDIQQAPGGEGFNHWYHCVVMEGRNREVRRLWESQGLVVSRLKRVRFGPVFLNSDLPMGRWREMSQYEVDVLSAEVGLTPVAMPQLNAKSKDKLDRMQRKSSRPMPRTERVRTLRPANGAPAAAGPRTVREPQIEGERPGRKPAARPDGERAPRGRTERGEGRAPAGRGTPVADRPAETRRPAKPAPKRPGIKLADDDKPSGKRRGAPAGSGQRPGFGRKKPE; from the coding sequence ATGAGTGACAACCAGAAAGACGACCAGCAAATCGGCCCAGCAGGCGAAAAGCTGCAGAAAGTCCTCGCCCGTATCGGCGTCGGCTCGCGCCGTGACGTGGAAGCGTGGATCAGCCAGGGCCGGATCAAGGTCAATGGCACAGACGCCACCCTTGGCCTGCGCGTCGACATGCACGATGCCATTACCATCGATGGCAAGGTCATCAAGCGCGAAGAGGCTGCCGAGTCGGTCCGCCGCGTGATCATGTACAACAAGCCGGACGGCGAGATCTGCACCCGTGACGACCCGGAGGGTCGTCCGACCGTGTTCGACAAGTTGCCGCGTCCGAAAGAAGGGCGCTGGATCAACATCGGCCGTCTCGACATCAACACCACCGGTCTGCTGATGTTCACCACCGACGGTGAGCTGGCCAACCGCCTGATGCACCCGTCCTACGAGATGGACCGCGAGTACGCAGTCCGTGTTCGCGGCGAAGTCGATGACGAGATGATCGAGCGTCTGAAGGCCGGCGTCGTGCTGGAAGACGGTCCGGCGCGCTTCACCGATATTCAACAGGCACCGGGCGGCGAAGGCTTCAACCACTGGTATCACTGTGTGGTGATGGAAGGTCGCAACCGTGAAGTGCGTCGTCTGTGGGAATCCCAGGGCCTGGTGGTCAGCCGCCTGAAGCGCGTGCGTTTCGGTCCGGTGTTCCTCAACTCCGACCTGCCGATGGGCCGCTGGCGCGAAATGAGCCAGTATGAAGTCGACGTGCTGAGCGCCGAAGTCGGCCTGACCCCGGTGGCCATGCCGCAACTGAATGCCAAGAGCAAAGACAAGCTCGACCGCATGCAGCGTAAATCGTCGCGGCCGATGCCTCGCACCGAGCGCGTGCGTACCTTGCGTCCGGCCAACGGCGCACCGGCGGCGGCCGGCCCGCGTACCGTGCGTGAGCCGCAGATCGAAGGCGAGCGTCCGGGTCGCAAGCCAGCGGCGCGTCCGGATGGCGAGCGCGCTCCGCGTGGGCGCACCGAGCGTGGTGAAGGTCGTGCACCGGCCGGTCGCGGTACGCCAGTGGCGGATCGTCCAGCCGAGACCAGGCGTCCGGCCAAACCGGCGCCGAAGCGTCCAGGCATCAAGCTGGCGGACGACGACAAACCGTCGGGCAAGCGCCGTGGCGCACCGGCCGGTTCCGGGCAGCGTCCGGGTTTCGGTCGCAAGAAGCCGGAATAA
- a CDS encoding amino acid permease encodes MSGQNSQSGELKRGLKNRHIQLIALGGAIGTGLFLGSAGVLKSAGPSMILGYAICGFIAFMIMRQLGEMIVEEPVAGSFSHFAHKYWGGFAGFLSGWNCWILYILVGMSELTAVGKYIHYWAPDIPSWVTAAAFFVLINAINLANVKVFGEAEFWFAIIKVVAIVGMIALGSYLLVSGHGGPQASVSNLWSHGGFFPNGVSGLVMAMAIIMFSFGGLEMLGFTAAEADKPKTVIPKAINQVIYRILIFYIGALVILLSLTPWDSLLETLNASGDSYSGSPFVQVFSMLGSNTAAHILNFVVLTAALSVYNSGTYCNSRMLLGMAEQGDAPKGLAKIDKRGVPVRSILASAAVTLVAVLLNYLIPQHALELLMSLVVATLVINWAMISFSHFKFRQHMNKTHQKPLFKALWYPYGNYICLAFVAFILGVMLLIPGIQVSVYAIPVWVVFMWVCYVIKNKRGAQQELHAAVK; translated from the coding sequence ATGAGTGGACAAAACTCGCAATCAGGCGAGCTGAAACGCGGCCTGAAAAATCGCCATATTCAACTGATCGCCCTCGGTGGCGCGATCGGTACAGGATTGTTCCTCGGCTCGGCCGGGGTGCTGAAATCCGCCGGCCCGTCGATGATTCTCGGCTATGCCATCTGCGGCTTCATCGCTTTCATGATCATGCGCCAGCTCGGCGAAATGATCGTCGAAGAGCCGGTGGCCGGATCCTTCAGCCACTTTGCGCACAAATACTGGGGCGGTTTCGCCGGTTTCCTGTCGGGCTGGAACTGCTGGATCCTGTACATCCTGGTGGGCATGTCGGAGCTGACCGCAGTCGGCAAGTACATCCACTACTGGGCGCCGGATATCCCGAGCTGGGTCACCGCAGCCGCGTTCTTCGTGCTGATCAACGCGATCAATCTGGCCAACGTCAAAGTTTTCGGTGAAGCCGAGTTCTGGTTCGCGATCATCAAGGTCGTGGCGATCGTCGGCATGATTGCCCTGGGCAGCTACCTGCTGGTCAGCGGTCATGGCGGCCCGCAGGCGTCGGTCAGTAACCTGTGGTCCCACGGCGGCTTCTTCCCGAACGGCGTCAGTGGTCTGGTGATGGCCATGGCGATCATCATGTTCTCCTTCGGTGGTCTGGAAATGCTCGGTTTCACCGCCGCCGAAGCCGACAAGCCGAAAACCGTGATCCCGAAAGCGATCAATCAGGTGATCTACCGGATCCTGATTTTCTACATCGGCGCACTGGTCATCCTGCTGTCGCTGACCCCGTGGGACAGCCTGCTGGAAACCCTCAACGCGTCGGGCGACTCCTACAGCGGCAGCCCTTTCGTACAGGTGTTCTCGATGCTCGGCAGCAACACCGCCGCGCACATCCTCAACTTCGTGGTCCTGACCGCAGCGTTGTCGGTGTACAACAGCGGCACCTACTGCAACAGCCGTATGCTGCTGGGCATGGCCGAGCAGGGTGATGCACCGAAAGGTCTGGCGAAGATCGACAAGCGCGGCGTGCCGGTGCGTTCGATCCTGGCGTCGGCGGCTGTGACTCTGGTGGCTGTGCTGCTCAACTACCTGATCCCGCAACACGCGCTGGAACTGCTGATGTCGTTGGTCGTTGCAACGCTGGTGATCAACTGGGCGATGATCAGCTTCTCGCACTTCAAGTTCCGCCAGCACATGAACAAGACCCACCAGAAGCCGCTGTTCAAGGCGCTGTGGTACCCGTACGGCAACTACATCTGCCTGGCGTTCGTGGCGTTCATTCTCGGTGTGATGCTGCTGATCCCGGGCATTCAGGTCTCGGTGTATGCGATTCCGGTGTGGGTCGTGTTCATGTGGGTCTGCTATGTGATCAAGAACAAGCGTGGTGCGCAGCAGGAGTTGCACGCTGCCGTGAAATAA
- the glyA gene encoding serine hydroxymethyltransferase, which yields MPVNTQPLTTQADLLRRGLTDLRVQDAELAQILDAEVTRQHQTLSLVSSSCAVNPRTLAASASALVNVTAEGTPGRRYNAGCENVSLVESLAIRRARALFGAQYANVQPHSASNANYQVLTGLLEPGDTLLGMAVEHGGHLTHGSTAAFSSDHYKAIQYGTTSQGLIDYDEVRTLALAHRPRIIMCCATAYSRIVDFERFREIADEAGAILLADISHIAGLVATGRHPSPIDIAHVTTTCTHKQLMGPRGGLILCGRDANTKVPGLRTTFSRALDHAVFPGMQGAPAVNMIAAKATALGHAMSAEFDAYMARIRHTADELATAFQAHDYEVVGGRSENHTILLRLRSGITGAIAESALEQCGIIVNRHRVPGEARSSSVTSGLRIGTGSIAQRHIDSRGCRQIVDLMCRILDKVTALGERDYTLEHSARDQFRLQTEALCTLYPIADYT from the coding sequence ATGCCGGTCAATACTCAACCGCTTACGACCCAGGCCGACTTGCTGCGGCGCGGCCTGACGGATCTGCGAGTGCAAGACGCCGAACTCGCGCAGATCCTTGACGCCGAAGTCACGCGACAGCACCAGACCCTGTCGCTGGTATCTTCCTCCTGCGCAGTCAACCCACGCACCCTGGCGGCCTCTGCGTCGGCGCTGGTCAACGTGACGGCCGAGGGCACACCCGGCAGGCGCTATAACGCCGGTTGCGAGAACGTCAGCCTGGTCGAGTCGCTGGCCATTCGAAGAGCCCGGGCGCTGTTCGGCGCTCAGTACGCCAACGTGCAGCCACACTCGGCATCGAACGCCAATTACCAGGTGCTCACCGGCCTGCTCGAACCGGGGGATACCCTGCTGGGAATGGCCGTCGAACATGGCGGCCACCTCACCCACGGCAGCACCGCAGCGTTCTCGAGCGACCACTACAAAGCCATCCAGTACGGTACGACCTCCCAAGGCCTGATCGATTACGACGAGGTGCGAACGCTGGCGCTCGCTCACCGCCCGCGCATCATCATGTGCTGCGCCACTGCTTACTCGCGGATCGTGGATTTCGAACGCTTTCGCGAGATTGCCGATGAGGCCGGCGCCATCCTGCTCGCCGACATTTCACACATCGCCGGACTGGTTGCCACCGGACGGCATCCGAGCCCGATTGACATTGCACACGTCACGACCACCTGCACACACAAGCAACTCATGGGCCCCCGAGGCGGCCTGATTCTTTGCGGCCGGGACGCCAATACCAAAGTCCCCGGCTTGCGGACGACCTTCAGCCGCGCCCTTGATCACGCCGTGTTTCCCGGCATGCAGGGCGCGCCGGCCGTCAACATGATCGCGGCCAAGGCGACGGCGCTGGGTCATGCAATGTCGGCCGAATTCGACGCTTACATGGCGCGGATCCGCCATACCGCCGATGAACTTGCCACTGCGTTTCAGGCACATGATTACGAAGTCGTGGGCGGACGCAGTGAAAATCACACGATTCTGCTTCGGTTGCGCAGCGGCATCACCGGCGCCATTGCAGAATCGGCGCTGGAGCAATGCGGGATCATCGTGAACAGGCATCGTGTCCCCGGCGAGGCTCGATCATCCTCCGTGACCAGTGGGTTGCGTATCGGCACGGGCTCCATTGCCCAGCGCCACATCGACTCGCGGGGATGCCGGCAGATTGTCGACCTGATGTGCCGGATCCTCGACAAAGTGACAGCGCTTGGCGAACGGGATTACACACTGGAGCACTCCGCCAGAGACCAATTCCGCTTACAGACCGAAGCGTTGTGCACGCTTTACCCCATTGCCGACTACACATAG